The following are from one region of the Mustela lutreola isolate mMusLut2 chromosome 9, mMusLut2.pri, whole genome shotgun sequence genome:
- the LYG1 gene encoding lysozyme g-like protein 1: MSVLWLLLGLLALTDLSESSNWGCYGNIRNFETPGASCGIGKRHGLNYCGVRASERLAEIDMPYLLRYQPVIRTAGQKYCVDPAVIAGVLSRESHGGNVMTNVGNMGDGIGAVQDPGLYAPTSWISESRVSQITEVLTVRIKEIQRRFPTWNSDQYLRGGLCAYAGAPEYIRSSQDLSCDFCNDVLARAKYFKRHGF, encoded by the exons ATGTCTGTGCTGTGGCTACTTCTGGGTCTTCTTGCCCTTACTG ATTTATCTGAAAGCAGCAACTGGGGATGCTATGGAAATATCCGAAACTTTGAGACCCCTGGGGCTTCTTGCGGGATTGGAAAGCGTCATGGCCTGAACTACTGTG GAGTTCGTGCTTCTGAAAGGCTGGCTGAAATAGACATGCCATACCTCTTGAGATACCAGCCTGTGATTCGTACTGCTGGCCAAAAGTACTGTGTGGATCCTGCAGTGATTGCTGGTGTCTTGTCCAGGGAGTCTCATGGCGGCAACGTTATGACCAATGTGGGCAACATGGGCGATGGCATCGGGGCTGTGCAG gACCCTGGTCTTTATGCTCCAACATCCTGGATCAGCGAGTCCCGGGTTTCTCAAATAACCGAGGTCTTAACTGTTAGGATCAAAGAAATCCAGAGGAGGTTTCCAACCTGGAACTCTGATCAGTATCTAAGAG GTGGACTCTGTGCTTATGCTGGAGCTCCTGAGTACATCAGAAGCAGCCAGGACCTGAGCTGTGATTTCTGCAATGATGTCCTTGCCCGAGCCAAATACTTCAAGAGACATGGCTTCTAA